A genomic window from Xenorhabdus cabanillasii includes:
- the fumC gene encoding class II fumarate hydratase, which translates to MAATRIEKDSMGPIEVPADQLWGAQTQRSLEHFRISQEKMPVALIHALALTKQAAASVNMDLGLLPKERGEAIIAAAKEVSEGKHSTEFPLAIWQTGSGTQSNMNMNEVLANRGSELLGGQRGNERLIHPNDDVNKSQSSNDVFPTAMHVAAVIALSEHLLPELKVLQKTLADKAEAFKDIVKIGRTHLQDATPLTLGQEISGWAAMLAHNLKHIEDSIPHVCELALGGTAVGTGLNTHPEYAVRVAKKIAELSGQPFVTSPNKFEALGTCDALVHSHGALKGLAASLMKIANDVRWLASGPRCGIGEISIPENEPGSSIMPGKVNPTQCEAMTMLCAQVMGNDVAINIGGASGNFELNVFRPMVIHNFLQSVRLLADGMHSFNEHCAIGIEPNRDRITQLLNESLMLVTALNTHIGYDKAAEIAKKAHKEGLTLKQSAMQLGYLTEAEFDAWVRPEDMVGSMK; encoded by the coding sequence ATGGCAGCCACTCGCATTGAAAAAGACTCAATGGGGCCAATTGAAGTACCTGCTGACCAATTATGGGGAGCGCAGACTCAACGTTCACTGGAACATTTCCGCATTTCTCAGGAGAAAATGCCGGTTGCGTTGATTCATGCTCTTGCATTGACTAAACAGGCTGCGGCCAGTGTCAATATGGATCTGGGCCTCTTACCGAAGGAACGTGGTGAGGCAATTATCGCTGCGGCGAAAGAGGTATCAGAAGGCAAACACTCAACAGAATTCCCTCTCGCTATCTGGCAGACGGGGTCGGGCACTCAAAGCAACATGAACATGAATGAAGTGCTGGCGAACCGTGGTAGTGAGCTCCTTGGCGGTCAAAGAGGTAATGAGCGCCTAATCCATCCTAATGATGATGTTAACAAGAGTCAAAGTTCGAATGACGTGTTTCCAACAGCAATGCATGTTGCGGCCGTTATCGCATTGAGTGAGCATCTACTGCCTGAGCTGAAGGTACTGCAAAAAACACTGGCAGATAAAGCAGAAGCATTTAAAGACATCGTAAAAATTGGTCGTACTCACCTGCAAGATGCGACACCTCTGACGTTAGGTCAGGAAATTTCAGGCTGGGCCGCAATGTTGGCTCATAATCTGAAGCACATTGAAGATAGCATTCCTCATGTATGTGAATTGGCACTAGGTGGAACAGCCGTTGGAACGGGCTTGAATACCCATCCTGAATATGCAGTTCGTGTTGCGAAAAAAATCGCCGAATTATCCGGGCAACCTTTTGTAACTTCACCAAATAAATTTGAAGCACTGGGTACTTGTGATGCCCTGGTTCATTCCCATGGTGCATTGAAAGGACTGGCTGCGTCATTGATGAAAATTGCCAATGATGTTCGCTGGCTGGCTTCTGGTCCTCGTTGTGGAATCGGTGAAATCTCCATTCCTGAAAATGAGCCGGGCAGCTCTATTATGCCAGGTAAGGTTAATCCGACTCAGTGTGAAGCTATGACGATGCTATGTGCGCAGGTCATGGGTAACGACGTAGCTATTAACATTGGTGGCGCGTCTGGTAATTTTGAGCTGAACGTCTTCCGCCCAATGGTTATTCATAATTTCTTGCAGTCTGTTCGTTTGCTGGCGGACGGTATGCATAGTTTCAATGAACATTGTGCTATCGGTATTGAGCCTAATCGTGACCGTATTACCCAATTGTTGAATGAATCTCTGATGCTGGTAACTGCGCTGAATACCCATATCGGTTATGACAAAGCGGCAGAAATCGCTAAGAAAGCACATAAAGAAGGTCTGACTTTAAAACAGTCAGCAATGCAGCTAGGTTATCTGACCGAAGCTGAATTTGACGCTTGGGTGCGCCCGGAAGATATGGTTGGCAGCATGAAATAA
- the manA gene encoding mannose-6-phosphate isomerase — MLKMTNQIQHYDWGSKTALTNIYGIENPDNQPMAELWMGAHPKCSSLVTDPATGEPVALNQLIAQNPEKYLGKKVADQFQRLPFLFKVLCAAQPLSIQVHPDKPSAEKGFAKENTAGIPLNSPQRNYKDDNHKPELVYALTPFKAMNAFRPLPEIAALLNYVSGAHSDIQTFMQNPTEQNLSFLFSQLLTMQGKQKSLAIAVLKSALNSRRGEPWDTIRKMTVFYPDDNGLFTPLLLNIVELQPGQAMFLYARTPHAYLEGVALEIMANSDNVLRAGLTSKHMDIPELMANLDFISKPADTLLTIPTQEKDALNYPVPVNDFHFSIYAVSEQPIALENDSASVLFCFDGQLILNSGEQELRIVSGESVFLSAIEKTVTVHGNGKLARVSNK, encoded by the coding sequence ATGCTGAAAATGACCAACCAGATCCAACATTATGATTGGGGAAGTAAAACCGCCCTGACAAATATTTATGGCATCGAAAATCCGGACAATCAGCCAATGGCAGAATTATGGATGGGAGCACATCCCAAATGCAGTTCTCTGGTTACTGATCCTGCAACAGGTGAGCCTGTCGCCTTAAATCAGCTTATCGCTCAAAATCCGGAAAAGTATCTGGGTAAAAAAGTAGCAGATCAGTTCCAGCGTCTGCCATTTTTGTTTAAAGTGTTATGCGCCGCTCAACCTCTTTCTATTCAGGTACATCCTGATAAACCATCGGCGGAAAAAGGGTTTGCTAAGGAGAATACCGCGGGTATTCCTTTGAATTCACCACAACGCAATTACAAGGATGATAACCATAAGCCAGAGCTAGTGTATGCACTAACGCCATTCAAAGCGATGAATGCTTTCCGGCCATTACCAGAAATTGCTGCTCTTCTTAATTATGTTTCTGGCGCACATTCCGATATCCAGACATTTATGCAGAACCCCACTGAGCAAAATTTATCATTTCTTTTTTCTCAGTTACTGACCATGCAGGGCAAACAGAAAAGTTTAGCCATCGCAGTATTAAAATCAGCATTAAATAGCCGCCGGGGAGAGCCTTGGGATACTATCAGAAAGATGACTGTGTTCTATCCTGATGATAATGGTCTGTTTACCCCTCTTCTGCTCAATATTGTTGAACTGCAACCAGGACAGGCAATGTTTCTCTATGCCCGCACCCCTCACGCTTACCTTGAAGGTGTTGCATTAGAAATTATGGCTAATTCAGATAATGTTCTGCGTGCTGGTTTAACCAGTAAACATATGGATATCCCTGAATTGATGGCTAATCTGGATTTCATCTCTAAACCAGCCGATACGTTGTTGACTATCCCAACTCAGGAAAAAGATGCTCTAAATTACCCTGTTCCCGTCAACGATTTTCATTTTTCAATTTATGCTGTTTCAGAGCAACCGATAGCATTAGAGAATGATTCTGCATCAGTTCTATTTTGTTTTGATGGTCAGTTGATTCTCAATTCTGGCGAGCAAGAATTGAGAATCGTCTCAGGTGAATCAGTCTTCTTATCTGCTATAGAGAAAACCGTGACTGTTCATGGCAATGGGAAACTTGCCAGGGTATCAAATAAATAA
- a CDS encoding YdgA family protein, with product MKKSLVAVSVIVALGAAWTGASWYTGKKVEARLDKTVQKMNTKLTDAFPYSRLEVQVKDFQRGIFSSDVRFILSLKEDAKNAGMKPNEKIVFKSHINHGPFPTSALKKFNFVPKMASIHAEIEQNDELKELLEITNGKPLFNIDANVSYGGNLSSDIEIVPIKHTSKDGTKITFSGAKINTDINRDLSEYSFSLKSDELTVDEPSEKRVFTLKGINFNADDNKKGKFDLYLGDQNYTIGEMASKSSSEKDDFLLTNLKISIKTSENKENVNIGGAYEIGGVKIGNLDFGSGKLVFNADNLDGQAVHKFAQLSDAIMAKSFSTKELEQSSQDVATGIYSHLPILLKNNPHFSIAPFSWKNSKGESTIDFKIALQNIPEDLNKIAQMGTEEQLRTLLQELSLNVKLSKPMLIEQITKSGEYLGEDKNKAEKTANMQVQFIAAQGAALNIMTNTDDAIDLNLHYANGKVKLNGKESSLHQFLLDNHLIDSNDDAGESNQHDSEAELPAAE from the coding sequence ATGAAAAAATCGTTAGTAGCTGTAAGCGTAATCGTTGCTTTAGGTGCAGCGTGGACAGGTGCGTCCTGGTACACAGGGAAGAAAGTTGAAGCTCGTTTGGATAAAACAGTCCAAAAGATGAACACAAAACTTACAGATGCATTCCCCTATAGCAGGCTTGAAGTACAGGTAAAAGATTTCCAGCGTGGTATTTTCAGCTCTGATGTCCGTTTTATCCTGAGTCTAAAAGAAGACGCAAAAAATGCAGGCATGAAGCCAAACGAAAAAATTGTCTTCAAATCTCATATCAATCACGGCCCATTCCCAACTTCCGCCCTGAAAAAATTCAATTTCGTCCCTAAAATGGCCTCTATCCATGCAGAAATTGAACAAAATGACGAACTCAAAGAACTGCTTGAAATTACTAATGGTAAACCTCTGTTTAACATTGATGCTAATGTGAGTTATGGCGGCAACTTATCTTCCGATATTGAGATTGTGCCGATCAAGCACACAAGTAAAGACGGCACTAAGATCACTTTTTCCGGTGCCAAAATCAACACAGATATCAATCGTGATTTAAGTGAGTACTCTTTTAGTCTCAAAAGCGATGAACTGACCGTAGATGAACCTTCAGAAAAAAGAGTTTTTACTCTCAAGGGTATTAATTTTAACGCTGATGACAACAAAAAAGGTAAATTCGATCTCTATCTGGGCGATCAAAACTATACTATTGGCGAAATGGCCTCGAAAAGTTCCAGTGAGAAGGATGATTTCCTTCTCACGAATTTAAAAATCTCGATCAAAACGAGTGAAAACAAGGAGAATGTGAATATCGGCGGTGCTTATGAAATCGGTGGAGTCAAAATTGGCAATCTGGATTTTGGTTCGGGTAAGCTAGTGTTTAACGCGGATAATCTGGATGGTCAGGCTGTTCATAAATTTGCACAACTATCTGATGCTATTATGGCAAAATCATTTTCTACCAAAGAATTAGAGCAATCATCTCAGGATGTTGCCACCGGGATTTACAGCCACTTGCCAATATTGCTTAAAAACAATCCACACTTCAGTATTGCGCCATTTAGCTGGAAAAACAGTAAAGGTGAAAGCACAATAGACTTTAAGATTGCACTGCAAAACATACCTGAAGATCTGAATAAAATCGCTCAAATGGGAACAGAAGAACAGCTTCGTACCCTGCTTCAGGAGTTGTCACTTAATGTTAAATTGTCTAAGCCCATGCTGATTGAGCAAATCACCAAATCAGGCGAATACTTAGGTGAAGATAAAAACAAAGCTGAAAAAACCGCTAATATGCAGGTTCAATTTATAGCGGCTCAAGGTGCTGCACTTAACATTATGACTAACACCGATGACGCTATTGACCTTAACCTCCACTACGCCAACGGCAAAGTGAAATTAAATGGTAAAGAATCCAGCTTACATCAATTCCTGCTTGATAATCACCTTATCGATTCCAATGATGATGCTGGTGAATCAAATCAGCATGATAGTGAAGCTGAACTTCCTGCTGCTGAGTAA
- the tus gene encoding DNA replication terminus site-binding protein, producing MNKYLSTESLTSCFKKQEEKLAELIKLLLKYPLIDARLFQLPQIEKGEEHEQITEINVNPLQGNEALNLGLSFYQKLFIHHNHPNISSKAASRLPGALCFSVSHQQYKTAMNVIEEVNQLKAELENIVTKESGVSKEQRFEFVHDHLRGLITLNAYRTITPLINPDTINFGWANKNIINKVTKQQVLERLEKSYNAGKAVPPYSSDQWAALVALEITDIKKLPDDVVLKIKRPVKVQPIARVWYSEIQKQVQYACPLPIIAFYTEDSEIKPKVGTLSNYNANAIKYRHKPKAKPLELVIPRLHLYREI from the coding sequence ATGAATAAATACCTTTCAACAGAATCACTTACGTCCTGCTTTAAAAAACAGGAAGAAAAATTGGCTGAGCTGATTAAGTTATTGCTGAAATATCCGCTTATTGATGCCCGGTTATTTCAATTACCACAAATTGAAAAAGGTGAAGAACATGAGCAAATTACCGAAATTAATGTCAATCCATTACAAGGAAATGAAGCACTTAACTTAGGTTTAAGCTTCTATCAGAAGCTATTCATACATCATAACCACCCTAATATCAGCAGCAAAGCAGCAAGCCGATTGCCAGGCGCACTATGTTTTTCTGTAAGCCACCAGCAATATAAAACCGCAATGAATGTTATAGAGGAAGTTAATCAACTCAAAGCCGAGCTGGAAAACATAGTAACTAAAGAATCAGGAGTCAGCAAAGAGCAACGGTTTGAATTTGTCCACGATCATTTACGTGGTTTAATTACCTTAAATGCCTATCGCACGATAACTCCCCTCATAAACCCGGATACCATCAATTTTGGCTGGGCCAATAAGAACATCATTAATAAAGTGACCAAACAACAAGTTCTTGAACGGTTGGAAAAAAGTTATAATGCCGGAAAAGCAGTTCCTCCCTACTCCAGCGATCAATGGGCTGCATTGGTTGCATTAGAAATTACAGATATCAAAAAGCTACCTGATGATGTAGTTTTGAAAATTAAACGACCAGTAAAAGTGCAACCCATAGCTCGCGTTTGGTATTCAGAAATACAAAAACAGGTTCAATATGCCTGCCCTCTGCCAATCATTGCTTTTTATACTGAAGATAGCGAGATCAAACCCAAAGTGGGTACGCTATCGAACTATAATGCCAATGCAATCAAATACCGCCATAAACCTAAAGCAAAACCACTTGAGCTTGTGATACCGCGTTTACATCTTTATCGGGAAATATAA
- a CDS encoding helix-turn-helix domain-containing protein: MNKLIKPVNSFTKIVDTLLPYSESVSSEQSTQGTLIKIEREFAKFFLLEKGYVNIRRLGDDLIIATVFSPYVLGLSFYSGAEAYYSIELGPDCKIYQLPRISALGAIKKHDLYREWMRVVSYKMAFLYARDISIFRHGAKETVCSLLSRLITLPDDFRENISVIRYIEQRCTLSRSCIQRILFSLKKDKHIEIIDGYLSNVNSLPTESHY, from the coding sequence ATGAATAAATTAATTAAGCCAGTAAATTCTTTTACTAAAATTGTTGATACATTATTGCCATATTCTGAGTCAGTCTCATCTGAACAATCAACACAAGGTACGTTGATTAAAATTGAACGTGAATTTGCTAAGTTTTTTTTACTTGAGAAGGGATATGTAAATATTCGCAGGCTAGGTGATGATTTAATCATTGCAACAGTGTTTTCACCGTATGTTCTGGGGTTATCTTTCTATTCTGGCGCAGAAGCTTATTACTCTATCGAACTTGGCCCTGACTGTAAGATATATCAATTACCTCGTATTAGTGCTTTAGGTGCTATAAAGAAACACGATCTTTACAGGGAGTGGATGAGAGTAGTTTCTTATAAAATGGCTTTTTTGTATGCCAGGGATATCAGTATATTTCGTCATGGCGCTAAAGAGACTGTATGCAGCTTATTATCCCGCCTTATTACTTTGCCAGATGATTTCAGAGAAAATATATCTGTTATCAGATATATAGAACAGAGGTGCACACTTTCACGTAGTTGTATACAGCGTATATTATTTTCTCTGAAAAAAGACAAACACATCGAAATAATTGATGGTTATTTAAGCAATGTTAATTCATTGCCAACAGAATCACATTATTAA